A window of the Streptomyces griseochromogenes genome harbors these coding sequences:
- a CDS encoding ROK family transcriptional regulator — MGQLTGGDPSLLRRINSAVVLHALRTADCATLTEVTQVTGLSRPTVEGVVEGLIEAGLVVEQAAEEGLTRRQGRPARRFRFRAEAGHLLGLEIGAHRVAALLSDLDGRVLGTQAKEVDETAPADERLDRLRGTVAELLRRAGVARSSLRAVGVGTPGIVEGDGTVRLGTALPQWTGLRLGERLGRSFKCPVLVENDANAAAVAEHWKGAATETDDVVFVLAGLSPGAGSLIGGRLHRGYGGAAGEIGALHLLGREATPETLLSTTDEPLHPLDEQAVAEVFALAREGDQRARAAVERFIQRLVHDVAALVLALDPELVVIGGWAAGLDGVLEPLRGELARYCLRPPRVTLSLLGEAAVTTGALRLALDHVEEQLFAVDGTVTARR; from the coding sequence GTGGGGCAGCTGACCGGCGGCGATCCCTCGCTGCTGCGAAGGATCAACTCCGCAGTGGTGCTGCACGCGCTGCGTACCGCGGACTGCGCGACGCTCACCGAGGTCACCCAGGTCACCGGACTGTCCCGGCCGACCGTCGAGGGGGTCGTGGAAGGGCTCATCGAGGCGGGACTTGTCGTCGAGCAGGCGGCCGAGGAGGGCCTCACGCGCCGCCAGGGGCGGCCCGCCCGCCGGTTCCGGTTCCGGGCCGAGGCCGGGCATCTGCTGGGCCTGGAGATCGGCGCCCACCGGGTCGCCGCGCTCCTGTCCGACCTGGACGGGCGGGTGCTGGGCACACAGGCCAAAGAGGTGGACGAGACGGCTCCCGCGGACGAGCGTCTCGACCGGCTGCGCGGCACGGTCGCCGAGCTGCTGCGCCGGGCCGGGGTCGCGCGCAGCTCGCTGCGCGCGGTGGGCGTGGGCACACCGGGCATCGTGGAGGGCGACGGCACGGTACGGCTGGGCACCGCCCTGCCGCAGTGGACGGGCCTCAGGCTCGGCGAGCGGCTCGGCCGCTCCTTCAAGTGCCCGGTGCTGGTGGAGAACGACGCCAACGCGGCGGCCGTCGCCGAGCACTGGAAAGGCGCCGCGACGGAGACGGACGACGTGGTGTTCGTGCTGGCCGGGCTGAGTCCGGGAGCGGGTTCGCTGATCGGCGGACGGCTGCACCGGGGGTACGGCGGGGCGGCCGGGGAGATCGGCGCGCTGCATCTGCTGGGCCGGGAGGCGACCCCCGAGACACTGCTGTCCACCACCGACGAGCCGCTGCACCCGCTGGACGAGCAGGCGGTCGCCGAGGTGTTCGCGCTCGCCCGGGAGGGTGACCAGCGGGCGCGGGCCGCCGTGGAGCGGTTCATCCAGCGGCTCGTGCACGACGTGGCCGCGCTGGTACTGGCCCTCGACCCGGAGCTGGTCGTGATCGGCGGCTGGGCGGCCGGCCTGGACGGCGTGCTGGAGCCGCTGCGCGGCGAACTCGCGCGCTACTGCCTGCGCCCGCCCCGGGTGACGCTGTCCCTGCTGGGCGAGGCGGCCGTGACCACGGGCGCGCTACGGCTGGCCCTCGACCATGTCGAGGAGCAGCTCTTCGCGGTGGACGGCACGGTGACGGCACGCCGCTGA